One window from the genome of Gimesia aquarii encodes:
- a CDS encoding BatA domain-containing protein, producing the protein MSLIHPGLLFGIALAIIPVILHFLLRSKPKKIIFPALALLQRRKIQNSRRLKLRHLWLLLLRILIIIAIVIALARPSLPPANYSFSTYELVMLITIIVIALLSYAGLIRYFQQHSVSQQTMNTHRTYLRGGVGLATFLLLLLFVLWPYQRRIFAEISEPLPAVSENIPVTAIFLFDTSLSMDYRQENQSRLDQAKEIAGQHLSNLPAQSRVSVLSSSSEDISPYQSDLSAVQSRIKALKTSAYSLFLDNRLRTAINRQEDDLKRSQNEQTGSQTESSGSSQYVREIYLYTDLARSAWSSQPSQLMKQQLEKLKWLGIYIIDVGVTNPQNIGISQIRLSRESITLGNSVTLKTEIVSSGITSENTILELFTQNEKGQLIKRDQRPLSTISSSAENRENANNPGLNRGSQLEMSLSNIDQPVTQGELRITSSDPYLPDDVRFFTIVAEPPPHILIVSPDQNSARLWSDVLAPEKLVALKKNRYLCKVASLNEVESIPLEDFAAVYLINVSSLSATSWQQLTKYAQKGGGVCFILGSDGNSPESMIVSFNSEAAQKLLPMELLGSLKFIPPEFLDLENNQHSLFSYFQNLGGTGELASMEVSRFWRVNPTKRGQVIAHYTDSRHSPALVEQSLGRGKVVVLTTGIDAKGWSQFLFARWSYLAFADQLTRYLLHTRSNRTNYLAGEVASYQWPVSANPPVSFLLRTPDLKQLPITVEQGKSSVLIPNTTAVGHYQLINNSNNQTRLATGFSVNVSARESNFQPISVEELNQFLGVERYSLSRDMEGLKRTIRSERLGVEIFPMLAALLLIIFCLEHFTANYFYAIDQSTEASS; encoded by the coding sequence ATGTCATTAATTCACCCTGGTTTATTATTTGGAATCGCTCTCGCAATCATCCCGGTCATTTTGCATTTCCTGCTTCGCTCTAAACCTAAGAAAATCATTTTTCCTGCTTTAGCTTTACTCCAACGCCGTAAAATCCAAAACTCGCGTAGACTGAAATTACGGCACTTGTGGTTATTGTTACTAAGAATACTGATCATTATCGCAATTGTGATTGCACTGGCCAGACCTTCACTTCCACCTGCCAACTATAGTTTTTCAACATACGAATTGGTGATGCTGATAACCATCATCGTTATCGCACTACTGTCATATGCTGGCCTAATCCGATATTTTCAACAACACTCTGTCTCTCAACAAACTATGAATACTCATCGGACTTATTTGCGAGGTGGAGTCGGATTAGCGACCTTTTTGTTGTTGTTATTATTTGTTTTATGGCCATATCAGCGTCGAATTTTTGCAGAAATATCAGAGCCGTTACCTGCTGTTTCAGAGAACATTCCTGTCACAGCCATCTTTCTGTTTGATACCAGTCTCAGTATGGATTACCGACAGGAAAATCAATCTCGCCTGGATCAAGCAAAAGAAATTGCTGGCCAACACCTAAGCAATTTGCCAGCACAAAGTAGAGTTTCAGTGCTAAGCAGCAGCAGCGAAGATATCTCACCCTACCAATCAGACTTATCAGCAGTTCAATCCAGAATCAAAGCCCTCAAAACATCTGCCTATTCATTATTCCTGGACAATCGTTTGCGCACAGCAATCAACCGCCAGGAAGATGATTTAAAACGTAGCCAAAATGAGCAGACAGGGTCACAAACAGAATCGTCTGGGTCAAGTCAATATGTACGAGAAATTTATCTATATACAGATCTAGCACGATCTGCTTGGAGCAGTCAGCCTTCTCAATTAATGAAACAGCAACTGGAAAAACTGAAGTGGCTGGGTATTTATATCATTGATGTCGGTGTCACCAACCCACAGAACATTGGCATTTCACAAATTCGGCTCTCCCGCGAGTCAATTACACTCGGAAATTCTGTAACTTTAAAAACAGAAATTGTTTCTTCCGGAATCACCTCAGAGAATACGATCCTCGAATTATTCACTCAAAATGAAAAAGGACAATTGATCAAACGCGATCAACGACCACTCTCAACAATCTCTTCTTCTGCAGAGAATAGAGAAAATGCTAATAACCCTGGCTTAAATCGAGGATCTCAACTGGAAATGAGCCTTTCGAACATTGATCAGCCAGTGACTCAGGGGGAATTACGCATCACATCGTCAGACCCATATCTGCCAGATGACGTTCGTTTTTTTACGATCGTAGCAGAACCACCACCTCATATTTTGATTGTCAGTCCAGATCAAAACTCTGCACGTTTATGGAGTGACGTACTGGCACCTGAAAAACTCGTTGCTTTGAAAAAAAATCGATACCTCTGCAAAGTTGCTTCTCTTAATGAAGTCGAATCTATTCCACTTGAGGATTTTGCAGCTGTCTATTTAATCAATGTATCGAGTTTATCAGCAACAAGCTGGCAACAGTTGACAAAATATGCTCAAAAAGGAGGTGGCGTTTGCTTTATCTTAGGAAGTGACGGAAATTCGCCAGAGTCTATGATCGTCTCCTTCAATTCAGAAGCAGCTCAGAAATTACTTCCCATGGAATTACTGGGATCTCTGAAATTCATTCCACCTGAATTTTTAGATCTGGAAAACAATCAACATTCACTATTCTCTTATTTCCAAAATCTGGGTGGGACGGGAGAACTTGCTTCCATGGAAGTCTCTCGGTTCTGGCGTGTCAATCCGACTAAGCGAGGACAGGTAATTGCACACTATACTGACTCCCGACATTCCCCAGCACTTGTTGAACAGTCTCTGGGAAGAGGAAAAGTAGTCGTATTAACAACCGGCATTGACGCAAAAGGCTGGAGTCAGTTTTTGTTTGCACGCTGGTCTTATCTGGCTTTCGCCGATCAACTGACCCGATATCTGTTACACACAAGATCCAATCGCACAAACTACCTTGCCGGTGAAGTAGCCAGTTATCAATGGCCTGTATCTGCGAATCCCCCGGTTTCATTTTTACTAAGAACTCCCGATTTAAAGCAACTTCCAATTACAGTCGAACAAGGAAAGTCATCAGTGTTAATTCCTAACACAACGGCTGTGGGTCATTATCAACTTATTAACAACTCCAATAATCAAACTCGTCTAGCAACCGGATTCAGTGTCAATGTGTCTGCCAGAGAAAGTAATTTTCAACCGATCTCCGTTGAAGAACTCAACCAGTTTTTGGGAGTCGAACGTTATAGCCTCTCACGTGATATGGAAGGGCTTAAACGAACCATTCGTAGTGAACGTCTAGGTGTGGAAATTTTTCCTATGTTGGCGGCGTTACTTCTGATCATTTTCTGTCTGGAACATTTTACTGCAAACTATTTTTATGCTATTGACCAATCTACAGAAGCTTCTTCCTGA
- a CDS encoding DEAD/DEAH box helicase — protein MTLAELLENQFRADIRFRGAAYIEAERVELTRITADHIFAVVRDGVEYQTQLSRDDGNLKTYCTCDQFQKFNVCKHLWASILAVDDAGYLTGTVKPGYIPPFIIENAPLSFDEGDEDFDFSMPAEFELGSPRSRKTKSGDSQSTAVSAKPRLREWETRLVDLKNEFALAPVLSKTTQQEREIFYEIDVEESLESGQLVVQTSQRQRRANGQWGKLKPLKLKAGQLQEVEHEDDRRILAYLSGGTPERTNWRAQQTETQIAAFRYRVPYELCELILPLMCGTGHVRYLDRQPDDVDSLIWDAENSWEFCMGVERNRKESTWRLQGHLKREEEILKISAARLIVPGGLVLTHDRITPLEDYDAFPWIKMIQLNETIEVEDGEQQELVDRLLDMPVLPRLQLPEELHLEEITCEPLPELLIHSPQKKRWQQDRLYGEIHFNYLEHLVSGASTQWAIVDREEKRCILRNRELESKAWTLLQDSGFRRLLDRRIQGRDVEIAARDLGNAVRELIKEGWAVRADGKQVHQPSAMQFKVQSGIDWFELHADIDFEGQTVLFPELLSALARGDTSIRLDDGSLGILPEEWIEQYGILAGLAVTDEDHLRFAPNQVALLDALLNAQEFVETDEVFDEFREKIRSFSGILIEDEPDGFKGDLRKYQLEGLGWLQFLQDFHFGGCLADDMGLGKTVQLLALLLRRKETREEHLPSLAVVPKSLMFNWLQEAGKFTPSLKVIEYSGGDRSKIIEQLPDYDLVLTTYGTMRRDVTLIKDIQFDYAVLDEAQMIKNSGSQVAKASRLLKAKHRLALSGTPVENHLGDLWSIFEFLNPGMLGRSSVFKTYTSDIEDKNSRVMLGNALRPFILRRTKEQVANELPEKVEQTLYCDMGEEQSRLYDELRQHYRDSILGMVESKGLGKTKIHVLEALLRLRQAACHPALLERGEAMDASAKMDVLIPHLEELIEEGHKALVFSQFTSMLSIVQEHLDQKEIVYEYLDGQTRDRKERVERFQTDKECGIFLISLKAGGLGLNLTAADYVFILDPWWNPAVETQAIDRAHRVGQTKRVFAYKLICRNTVEEKITELQQQKRELADAILEENQSVLKNLSSDDLELLLS, from the coding sequence ATGACGTTAGCAGAACTGCTGGAAAATCAATTTCGCGCAGATATACGTTTTCGAGGAGCAGCATATATCGAAGCAGAACGAGTTGAGTTAACTCGAATTACTGCCGATCATATATTTGCTGTTGTTCGTGATGGTGTCGAATATCAGACGCAATTATCACGTGACGATGGTAATTTGAAAACGTATTGTACTTGCGACCAGTTTCAAAAGTTTAATGTCTGCAAACATCTTTGGGCATCGATTCTTGCTGTGGATGATGCGGGATATTTGACAGGTACTGTCAAACCTGGATACATACCTCCTTTCATTATCGAAAATGCTCCACTCTCATTTGATGAGGGAGACGAAGATTTCGATTTCTCCATGCCTGCTGAGTTTGAATTGGGGAGCCCTCGTTCCAGAAAGACCAAATCAGGCGACAGTCAATCAACAGCAGTTTCTGCTAAGCCCCGGCTGCGCGAATGGGAAACCCGCCTCGTCGATCTCAAAAACGAATTTGCGCTGGCACCCGTACTTTCGAAAACAACTCAACAGGAACGCGAAATCTTTTATGAGATTGATGTGGAAGAAAGTCTGGAGTCAGGGCAACTTGTAGTCCAAACTTCACAGCGACAGCGGCGTGCAAATGGTCAATGGGGTAAGCTGAAGCCACTCAAGCTGAAGGCTGGTCAGTTGCAGGAAGTCGAACATGAAGACGACCGTCGGATTCTTGCTTACCTATCTGGAGGAACCCCCGAAAGGACAAATTGGCGGGCTCAGCAAACAGAAACCCAGATTGCAGCATTTCGATATCGGGTTCCCTATGAATTATGTGAATTGATTTTACCTCTCATGTGTGGAACTGGTCACGTTCGATATCTGGACCGTCAGCCTGATGATGTTGATTCTCTGATCTGGGACGCAGAAAATTCCTGGGAATTTTGTATGGGGGTCGAACGGAACCGAAAAGAGTCAACCTGGAGGCTGCAAGGCCACTTAAAACGTGAAGAGGAAATTTTAAAGATTTCTGCAGCAAGATTGATTGTTCCAGGTGGTTTGGTATTAACACACGATCGAATTACTCCGTTGGAAGATTACGATGCGTTTCCATGGATCAAAATGATCCAGTTAAACGAGACTATTGAAGTGGAGGATGGAGAACAGCAGGAACTGGTAGATCGCTTATTAGATATGCCCGTTTTACCTCGGTTGCAGTTACCTGAAGAATTACATCTTGAAGAGATTACCTGTGAACCATTACCAGAGTTATTAATTCATTCTCCGCAAAAAAAACGTTGGCAACAGGACCGCCTTTATGGCGAAATTCACTTTAATTATCTGGAACATTTGGTTTCAGGAGCCAGTACACAATGGGCCATCGTTGATAGGGAAGAAAAACGATGCATACTACGTAATCGAGAATTGGAATCGAAGGCCTGGACTTTATTGCAAGACAGTGGTTTTCGCAGGCTCTTGGATCGTCGTATTCAAGGCCGTGATGTCGAAATTGCGGCGCGGGACTTGGGGAATGCGGTTCGTGAATTAATTAAAGAAGGTTGGGCGGTTCGTGCTGATGGTAAGCAGGTTCATCAACCCTCAGCCATGCAATTCAAAGTACAGTCTGGAATAGATTGGTTTGAATTACATGCTGACATTGATTTTGAAGGCCAGACCGTTCTCTTTCCTGAATTACTTTCTGCATTGGCCCGCGGCGATACTTCTATTCGACTTGATGATGGATCACTTGGAATTCTTCCTGAAGAGTGGATTGAGCAATATGGAATTCTGGCTGGACTCGCTGTTACCGATGAAGATCACCTCCGTTTTGCACCTAATCAGGTCGCTTTACTGGATGCCCTTCTGAATGCACAAGAGTTTGTAGAAACAGATGAAGTTTTCGATGAGTTCCGGGAAAAGATTCGCTCATTTTCAGGAATTTTGATCGAAGACGAGCCTGATGGATTTAAAGGTGATTTAAGAAAATATCAACTTGAAGGTTTAGGATGGTTACAGTTTTTACAGGATTTTCATTTTGGTGGCTGCTTGGCTGATGATATGGGCCTGGGGAAAACGGTTCAATTACTTGCATTGCTGCTGAGACGTAAAGAGACTCGCGAAGAACATTTACCATCTTTGGCTGTTGTACCAAAATCTCTGATGTTCAACTGGCTACAGGAAGCGGGTAAATTTACACCTTCTCTTAAAGTCATTGAATATTCGGGCGGTGATCGTAGTAAAATCATCGAGCAATTACCTGATTATGATTTAGTATTAACGACTTATGGTACGATGCGTCGAGATGTAACACTCATCAAGGATATTCAATTTGATTATGCTGTCCTTGATGAAGCTCAAATGATTAAAAACTCAGGATCACAAGTCGCGAAAGCATCGCGCCTGCTGAAAGCAAAACATAGGCTTGCATTAAGTGGTACTCCTGTTGAAAATCATTTAGGTGATCTTTGGTCGATCTTTGAGTTTCTCAATCCGGGGATGTTAGGACGTAGTTCCGTCTTCAAAACCTACACGAGTGATATTGAGGACAAGAATTCGCGAGTCATGTTGGGGAATGCATTACGCCCCTTCATATTACGGCGGACGAAGGAACAAGTTGCCAACGAACTACCTGAGAAGGTTGAACAAACCCTGTATTGTGATATGGGCGAAGAGCAATCTCGACTTTATGACGAGTTGAGACAACACTATCGTGACTCAATTTTAGGGATGGTCGAATCAAAGGGGCTTGGCAAGACCAAAATACACGTTCTCGAAGCATTATTGCGTTTGAGACAAGCGGCTTGTCACCCAGCCCTGCTTGAACGTGGTGAAGCCATGGATGCTTCAGCAAAAATGGATGTTTTAATACCACATCTGGAAGAATTGATTGAAGAGGGACATAAGGCCCTTGTGTTTTCTCAATTTACCAGCATGCTTTCCATTGTGCAGGAACATTTAGATCAGAAAGAGATCGTTTATGAGTATTTAGACGGTCAAACCCGTGATCGTAAAGAACGAGTTGAGCGATTCCAGACTGATAAAGAATGTGGCATATTTCTGATCAGTCTGAAGGCGGGTGGCCTTGGATTGAATTTGACTGCCGCGGATTATGTTTTCATTCTAGACCCCTGGTGGAACCCAGCTGTAGAAACACAGGCCATAGACCGTGCACATCGTGTGGGGCAAACGAAACGTGTCTTTGCTTATAAGCTGATTTGCCGTAATACGGTTGAAGAAAAAATTACGGAATTGCAGCAACAGAAACGTGAATTGGCAGATGCGATACTCGAAGAAAATCAGAGTGTACTTAAGAATCTGTCGAGTGATGATCTCGAGCTGCTCTTGTCTTAA
- a CDS encoding lactate racemase domain-containing protein: MKNVHNTLTQQEVIQWFESHIPVEDYRNKSILLIVPDATRTAPLPLLFSTFHRILSPVAKQIDVLVALGTHPPMPEEDICQLLGISENERESKYKNVGLFNHEWDQPDKLTQIGTLTKEQTSAISEGLLEMDVPVTINSRIKDYDILQIMGPVFPHEVVGFSGGSKYFFPGISGPDLLNFFHWLGALITNVGIIGVKQTPVRQVVNLSAAMIPNDKRCITFVVAPDSSLYGLFYGTPESAWESAADLSGQIHIKRKPQPFKQVLSCAPLMYDELWVAGKCMYKLEPVVADQGELIIYAPHMKEISITHGTLIEKVGYHVRDYFTKQWNQFKDIPWGILAHSTHVRGTGSFEGGIEHPRVQVTLASQIPPEICEKINLGYRDPKSIDVESFANREKEGILLVRKAGEHLYRLENE, encoded by the coding sequence ATGAAAAACGTCCATAATACTCTTACACAACAGGAAGTGATTCAATGGTTCGAGTCCCATATTCCTGTTGAAGATTATAGAAATAAAAGCATTCTGCTTATTGTTCCCGATGCGACCCGAACCGCGCCGTTGCCTCTTTTGTTTTCTACCTTCCATCGAATTCTCAGCCCGGTTGCAAAACAGATCGACGTTTTGGTTGCACTCGGTACTCACCCTCCGATGCCAGAGGAAGACATTTGCCAGTTATTGGGAATTTCTGAAAACGAGCGGGAATCAAAATACAAGAATGTAGGGCTTTTCAATCATGAGTGGGACCAACCTGATAAACTCACCCAGATCGGAACGCTCACAAAAGAACAAACGTCTGCTATTTCTGAGGGACTTCTGGAAATGGATGTCCCTGTCACCATTAATTCTCGTATTAAGGATTATGATATCCTACAAATTATGGGGCCAGTATTCCCTCATGAAGTAGTCGGATTCTCTGGGGGAAGCAAATATTTCTTCCCGGGCATTTCCGGTCCCGATCTGCTGAATTTCTTCCATTGGTTGGGAGCCTTGATCACGAATGTGGGAATTATTGGAGTCAAGCAGACTCCTGTTCGACAGGTCGTAAACCTCTCTGCTGCAATGATTCCAAATGACAAGCGTTGTATTACATTTGTAGTAGCACCGGATAGCTCCCTTTATGGTCTGTTTTATGGTACCCCTGAATCTGCCTGGGAATCTGCTGCAGATTTATCTGGTCAGATTCATATCAAACGCAAGCCCCAGCCTTTCAAACAAGTTCTTTCCTGTGCGCCACTGATGTATGATGAATTATGGGTTGCCGGAAAGTGTATGTACAAGTTGGAACCCGTTGTTGCAGATCAAGGAGAATTGATTATATACGCTCCTCATATGAAAGAGATCTCAATTACACATGGGACATTGATCGAAAAAGTTGGTTATCATGTTCGTGACTACTTTACGAAACAATGGAATCAGTTTAAGGATATTCCCTGGGGGATATTAGCTCATTCCACTCACGTGAGAGGAACTGGATCATTTGAGGGCGGTATAGAACACCCTCGAGTACAAGTTACATTGGCATCACAAATTCCACCCGAAATTTGCGAAAAAATTAACCTTGGTTACCGAGATCCGAAAAGTATTGATGTGGAATCGTTTGCAAACCGTGAAAAAGAAGGTATTCTGCTGGTTCGAAAAGCAGGGGAGCACCTTTATCGCCTGGAGAACGAGTAG
- a CDS encoding inositol monophosphatase family protein codes for MNTHSESFELKARLELALSASEKARSLILKYYQSPDLRVDRKSDDSPVTIADRGAEELLREEITRAFPEDSILGEELPPVEGTNEFKWILDPIDGTKPFTQGVPLFGTLMGLEENGKLVLGVCRFPALDEVVYAIKGSGAWWKIRDLEPRQAKVSEKSQLSESVFCTTTMTRWKKIGKQNAYEDLCRNSYLARGWGDCYGHMLVATGRAEVMVDPVLSPWDAAALVPILEEAGGHWIDFDGNPSIYTGNGMAVNAALKNEVLRIISQ; via the coding sequence ATGAATACACACTCTGAAAGCTTTGAATTAAAAGCACGACTCGAATTAGCTTTATCCGCCTCTGAAAAAGCCAGAAGCTTAATTCTCAAATACTATCAATCTCCCGATCTCAGAGTAGACCGCAAAAGCGATGATTCACCTGTCACAATCGCTGATCGCGGTGCAGAGGAATTACTAAGGGAAGAAATCACTCGAGCTTTCCCAGAAGACAGCATTTTGGGAGAAGAACTCCCTCCAGTAGAAGGCACGAACGAGTTCAAATGGATTCTTGACCCCATTGACGGCACAAAACCATTCACTCAGGGTGTCCCTCTATTTGGAACGCTCATGGGCTTAGAGGAAAACGGGAAACTCGTTCTCGGCGTGTGTCGTTTCCCTGCACTCGATGAAGTTGTGTATGCAATTAAAGGATCTGGGGCGTGGTGGAAAATTAGAGACTTAGAACCACGACAGGCAAAAGTTTCTGAAAAATCGCAACTCTCTGAATCTGTGTTTTGCACAACAACCATGACCCGTTGGAAAAAAATCGGTAAACAAAATGCATATGAGGATCTTTGCCGAAATTCTTACTTGGCTCGTGGGTGGGGAGACTGTTATGGTCATATGCTGGTCGCGACCGGGAGAGCTGAGGTCATGGTCGACCCTGTTTTAAGCCCATGGGATGCTGCTGCTTTGGTTCCGATTCTAGAAGAAGCGGGGGGACACTGGATCGACTTTGATGGAAATCCTTCCATCTACACAGGGAATGGAATGGCTGTGAATGCTGCTTTAAAAAACGAAGTTTTGCGGATCATTTCGCAATAA
- a CDS encoding metal-dependent hydrolase codes for MAGYKEHISVSGMLGIGYGTIASLLLGFTPAQGILAGVLTWIGGMLPDLDSETGRPVRELFGLTAAIASFVAMRSMVRIGADPDAALLAAAITYAAVRYGASALMAKFAVHRGMFHSLPALIIAGEAVFLAYTSESYAVKFLMAGGVCLGFFSHLVLDEVYSVERKGAKIRLKKSAGTAIKWFGKGLFGNAVAYAILFTLTYITLVESGILIPPQQVAPTENSKPIQQASPFEFMRR; via the coding sequence ATGGCCGGTTACAAGGAACATATCAGTGTTAGTGGAATGCTAGGCATTGGATATGGAACAATCGCCTCTCTACTATTAGGCTTCACACCCGCTCAGGGAATATTAGCAGGCGTCCTCACCTGGATTGGCGGGATGCTACCAGATCTGGATTCTGAAACAGGACGACCTGTAAGAGAACTTTTTGGTTTGACTGCAGCCATTGCCTCATTTGTGGCAATGCGCAGTATGGTTCGAATCGGAGCCGACCCTGATGCTGCTCTGTTGGCAGCAGCGATTACTTATGCGGCGGTACGATATGGTGCTTCTGCCTTAATGGCGAAATTTGCCGTTCATCGAGGAATGTTTCATAGTCTTCCCGCTCTAATTATTGCAGGCGAAGCAGTTTTCCTGGCATACACTAGTGAATCTTATGCAGTAAAATTTTTAATGGCCGGGGGTGTCTGCCTGGGCTTCTTTTCTCATCTTGTGCTGGACGAAGTCTATAGTGTTGAGCGCAAGGGGGCGAAAATCCGTCTGAAAAAATCTGCAGGAACCGCGATAAAATGGTTTGGAAAAGGACTCTTTGGGAATGCTGTCGCTTATGCGATTCTATTTACTCTCACATATATTACCTTAGTTGAATCAGGTATACTCATCCCGCCACAACAAGTCGCGCCTACAGAAAACTCAAAACCTATCCAACAAGCATCCCCCTTTGAGTTCATGCGTCGATAA
- a CDS encoding carbon-nitrogen hydrolase family protein gives MKIAGIQMNVSLMEKEQNLNRVIEKMNETASQGANLTVFPECALTGYCFASLEEAIPYAEPIPGPSTQKLQQVCRELDHSIVIGMIELTEKKQGVYNAAVLITPEGVLGNYRKIHLPFLGVDRFATPGDREFDVYKHPQAIIGLNICYDSAFPESSRVMSLLGADLITLPTNWPSGAECMAEHGINMRAMENGIYYCAINRVGLERGFQFIGKSSICAPSGESLVRASGTDEEILYATIDPAIARNKRVDRVPDLHVIDRLADRRPEMYEKIIEPHGLHPPGRN, from the coding sequence ATGAAAATTGCTGGCATTCAAATGAATGTTTCTTTGATGGAAAAGGAACAAAATCTAAATCGTGTGATTGAAAAAATGAACGAAACCGCGTCCCAGGGAGCCAACCTTACCGTGTTCCCGGAATGCGCATTAACCGGTTACTGTTTCGCCAGTTTAGAAGAAGCCATCCCTTATGCGGAACCAATACCTGGTCCATCTACACAAAAATTACAACAGGTTTGCCGTGAATTAGATCATTCTATCGTGATTGGTATGATTGAACTGACAGAAAAAAAACAGGGGGTTTATAACGCTGCTGTTCTCATCACACCAGAGGGAGTCTTAGGGAATTATCGGAAAATTCATCTGCCATTTCTCGGAGTTGATCGATTTGCTACTCCCGGAGATCGTGAATTCGATGTCTACAAGCACCCTCAAGCAATCATCGGCCTCAATATCTGCTACGATAGTGCCTTTCCAGAATCATCCAGAGTCATGTCTCTTTTGGGAGCCGATTTGATCACCCTTCCGACAAACTGGCCTTCCGGAGCTGAATGTATGGCAGAACATGGAATCAATATGCGCGCAATGGAGAATGGAATTTATTATTGTGCCATCAATCGGGTCGGTTTGGAGCGCGGGTTTCAATTTATCGGCAAGAGCAGCATTTGCGCTCCTTCCGGCGAGAGTTTAGTTCGCGCTTCCGGTACAGATGAAGAAATCCTGTATGCTACCATTGATCCTGCGATTGCTCGTAATAAAAGAGTCGATCGTGTACCGGATTTGCATGTGATTGACCGTCTCGCAGACAGACGGCCTGAAATGTATGAGAAGATTATCGAACCGCATGGCTTACACCCTCCCGGTCGTAATTGA